The following are encoded together in the Pseudomonas xantholysinigenes genome:
- a CDS encoding phage tail protein produces the protein MTYLEQLQATLHALVKAGEAGRRRADAMLDPMNEAIGHVQGAVAELEGLPVVGPIIGAKLQRTMRAIATAQARVAKVVAKYDQALGVVRQVRERIDAFAGHVTKAGAAIRRVVGEVRSTVNGVLSTLGFAPEATPAPEAVKPFPHLLVMQPLKAGASPYYFNLDTAAFDQLRRQTRFRWAGQERLSRDNAQQAVSLGEESITLRGAIFPGFKGGLGQLQTLRSIGRQLLPLSLTTGYGEVLGTWCLTSIEEEQSVLLAGGIPRKQGFSLEFVSYGQDLHNV, from the coding sequence ATGACCTATCTGGAGCAGCTGCAAGCCACGCTGCACGCCCTGGTCAAGGCGGGCGAGGCAGGGCGTCGGCGTGCCGACGCCATGCTCGATCCGATGAACGAGGCGATCGGCCACGTGCAGGGCGCGGTGGCCGAGCTGGAGGGCCTGCCCGTGGTCGGCCCGATCATTGGCGCCAAACTGCAACGCACGATGCGGGCAATCGCCACGGCCCAGGCCCGGGTCGCCAAGGTGGTCGCGAAATACGACCAGGCGCTTGGCGTGGTGCGCCAGGTGCGTGAGCGCATCGACGCCTTTGCCGGGCACGTGACCAAGGCCGGTGCGGCGATCCGCCGGGTAGTGGGGGAGGTGCGCTCGACGGTCAATGGCGTGCTGTCGACCCTGGGCTTCGCGCCCGAGGCGACGCCCGCGCCCGAAGCGGTCAAGCCGTTTCCCCATCTGCTGGTGATGCAACCGCTCAAGGCCGGTGCTTCGCCTTACTACTTCAACCTCGACACCGCCGCCTTCGACCAGTTGCGCCGGCAGACGCGTTTTCGCTGGGCCGGGCAGGAACGCCTGAGCCGTGACAACGCTCAGCAGGCGGTCAGCCTGGGCGAGGAAAGCATCACCTTGCGGGGTGCGATCTTCCCCGGTTTCAAAGGCGGTCTTGGACAACTGCAGACCCTGCGCAGCATCGGTCGGCAGCTGCTGCCGTTGTCGTTGACCACCGGATACGGCGAGGTGCTCGGCACCTGGTGCCTGACCAGCATCGAGGAAGAGCAAAGCGTCCTGCTGGCCGGTGGCATCCCACGCAAACAAGGTTTCTCACTGGAGTTCGTCAGCTATGGCCAGGATCTGCACAACGTCTGA
- a CDS encoding phage late control D family protein, with translation MQPQFRITADGHDITTLLNDRLLLLRTTDKPGLEADEFELRIDARDGSVALPARGAALEVYLGYAGQPLNRLGRYTVDEVELSGPPDTLVIRGKASDLRGSGKTIRSGSWEQVTLQRIVAEIAARNGWQAVCPVTVQIPRVDQYSESDFNFITRLARLHDCTAKLANGQLLVLPRQGGQSASGKPLGVVSIARGDVSQWQFRLADKSTHKAVRTRHQDSASGHLQTVELANGDAPDGLQPVYTDRHLYPNRAAAEQAARARLASFNRDTASVRLDLPGRTDLFAERSIEMSGFLPGLDGTYLVDSVEQVFTSSGWRTTVQCNGGRQGKARAKGGAPRRTGLRKA, from the coding sequence ATGCAACCCCAATTCCGCATCACCGCGGACGGCCATGACATCACCACACTGCTCAACGACCGCCTGCTGTTGCTGCGCACTACCGATAAACCTGGCTTGGAAGCGGATGAGTTCGAACTGCGCATCGATGCCCGCGATGGCAGCGTGGCGTTACCCGCCCGCGGGGCGGCGCTCGAGGTGTATCTGGGCTACGCCGGCCAACCCCTGAACCGCCTGGGTCGTTACACCGTGGATGAGGTGGAGCTGTCCGGCCCCCCGGATACGCTGGTGATCCGCGGCAAGGCCAGCGACCTGCGCGGCAGTGGCAAGACCATCCGCAGCGGCAGCTGGGAGCAGGTGACACTGCAACGCATCGTCGCCGAGATCGCCGCCCGCAACGGCTGGCAGGCGGTGTGCCCGGTGACCGTGCAGATCCCGCGGGTCGACCAGTACAGCGAATCGGACTTCAACTTCATCACCCGCCTGGCGCGCCTGCACGATTGCACCGCCAAGCTCGCCAACGGCCAACTGCTGGTACTGCCACGCCAGGGCGGGCAGAGCGCCAGTGGCAAGCCCCTGGGCGTGGTGAGCATCGCCCGTGGCGACGTCAGCCAATGGCAGTTCCGCCTGGCCGACAAGAGCACCCACAAAGCCGTCAGGACCCGTCACCAGGACAGCGCCAGCGGCCACCTGCAAACGGTGGAGCTGGCCAACGGTGACGCCCCGGACGGCCTGCAGCCGGTGTACACAGACCGCCACCTGTACCCCAACCGCGCCGCTGCCGAGCAAGCCGCCCGGGCACGCCTGGCCAGCTTCAACCGCGATACCGCCAGCGTGCGCCTGGACCTGCCAGGCCGCACCGACCTGTTTGCCGAGCGCAGTATCGAGATGAGCGGTTTTCTCCCCGGGCTGGATGGCACCTACCTGGTCGATTCGGTGGAACAGGTGTTCACCAGCAGTGGCTGGCGCACCACCGTGCAATGCAACGGCGGTCGCCAGGGCAAGGCCCGGGCCAAGGGCGGGGCGCCGCGTCGCACGGGGTTGCGCAAGGCCTGA
- a CDS encoding tail protein X, with product MARICTTSEGDLLDTLCQHYYGHLGGTPEAVLDANQGLADEAQPFRAGVRILLPELLVAASTSLQLWD from the coding sequence ATGGCCAGGATCTGCACAACGTCTGAGGGCGACCTGCTCGACACCCTCTGCCAGCATTACTACGGCCACCTTGGCGGTACGCCGGAAGCGGTGCTGGACGCCAACCAGGGCCTGGCGGACGAGGCCCAGCCGTTTCGCGCCGGAGTACGGATCCTGCTGCCGGAACTGCTGGTGGCGGCAAGCACCAGCCTGCAACTGTGGGATTGA